In Scophthalmus maximus strain ysfricsl-2021 chromosome 21, ASM2237912v1, whole genome shotgun sequence, one genomic interval encodes:
- the LOC118291365 gene encoding C-C chemokine receptor type 3 produces METTTYDYSNYSDEPSMLTTPCPREGDNSLGARLSILYYFMFLFSVCGNGLVLVIIHRFERLTTVTNILLLNLVISSLIFMSSLPFMGVYLQLSNWIFGKVMCKIVGGVYYLGFYSSVLFLTLLTFDRHLAVVYSLGSSRLRNRGYAVVSCAAVWLVSSLACIKPMILHTTFSHSLETKTYCDQYPGDFPNINVDRLRNAGFHIQLVLFLIFPLVVIVYCYIRITITVLSSRLVTKFKTVRLIFIIVLLFFLCWTPLNIVELMSDDTCEEAQRRGYALHITHNIAYIYFCFSPIFYTFVGKKFQNHFRQILVKHFPGLRRHISVSHTSRHNMSTKSTPN; encoded by the exons ATGGAGACGACAACATATGACTACAGTAATTACAGCGATGAGCCGAGCATGCTGACCACACCATGTCCCAGGGAGGGTGACAACAGCCTGGGAGCTCGTCTATCCATCCTTTACTACTTTATGTTTCTCTTCAGTGTCTGTGGAAACGGTCTGGTCTTGGTCATCATCCATCG GTTCGAGAGGCTGACCACCGTGACCAACATCTTGCTGCTGAACCTCGTGATCTCGTCCCTGATCTTCATGAGCAGCCTTCCCTTCATGGGGGTGTACCTGCAGCTCTCCAACTGGATCTTCGGCAAGGTTATGTGCAAGATTGTGGGCGGCGTCTACTATCTGGGCTTCTACAgttctgtcctcttcctcactcttctGACCTTCGACCGACACCTCGCTGTTGTCTACTCCTTGGGCTCATCGCGATTGAGGAACAGAGGGTACGCTGTGGTCTCCTGCGCTGCGGTGTGGCTGGTCAGCAGCCTGGCGTGCATCAAGCCAATGATTCTCCACACCACATTTAGTCATTCTCTTGAGACCAAAACCTACTGTGACCAGTATCCAGGTGACTTTCCCAATATCAATGTGGACCGTCTGAGAAATGCCGGATTTCACATTCAGCTTGTCCTTTTCTTGATCTTCCCCCTGGTGGTTATTGTCTACTGTTACATTAGGATCACAATCACTGTCCTCTCATCCAGGTTGGTCACCAAGTTCAAGACCGTCAGGCTGATATTCATCAttgtcctgttgtttttcctgtgctGGACCCCGTTGAACATTGTTGAGCTGATGAGCGATGACACCTGCGAGGAAGCGCAGAGAAGGGGCTACGCACTGCACATCACTCATAACATTGCCTATATTTACTTTTGCTTCAGTCCCATCTTCTACACATTTGTGGGGAAAAAGTTTCAAAACCACTTCAGACAGATCCTGGTGAAACACTTCCCAGGGTTAAGGAGGCACATCAGTGTGTCTCACACCAGCAGACACAATATGTCCACAAAGAGTACGCCGAATTAG